Proteins from a single region of Stutzerimonas stutzeri:
- the tolR gene encoding protein TolR, translating to MLVRPQHKHGPKAEMNVVPYIDVMLVLLVIFMVTAPMLVQGVKIELPKVAAEALPVENERQILTLSVKADGGFYWNLGSELDVENQTDTAVDLAELQAKIGAIIAERGDTQVYIRADEAADYGRVVAGIAELQRGGVLNLGLITEAPADVGQGQ from the coding sequence AAAGCGGAAATGAACGTGGTGCCCTATATCGACGTCATGCTGGTGCTGCTGGTGATCTTCATGGTCACCGCACCGATGCTGGTGCAGGGCGTCAAGATCGAGCTGCCCAAGGTGGCTGCCGAGGCGCTGCCGGTTGAAAACGAGCGGCAGATCCTCACCCTTTCGGTGAAGGCTGACGGTGGCTTCTATTGGAATCTGGGTAGCGAGCTGGATGTCGAGAACCAGACCGATACTGCCGTGGACTTGGCAGAGCTACAGGCCAAGATCGGTGCAATCATCGCTGAGCGGGGGGACACCCAGGTCTACATCCGCGCTGATGAGGCAGCCGATTACGGACGCGTGGTTGCCGGCATCGCCGAACTGCAGCGCGGTGGCGTGCTCAACCTGGGGCTGATCACCGAGGCGCCTGCCGATGTGGGGCAGGGGCAATGA
- a CDS encoding energy transducer TonB, which translates to MSTFSPSAAQGYEPHHQRQWVGSAGAALLTVGLHAGLFTLLLTGWTPALEMPRATQVMHTELISLPAPAVPEALAEPPVEPVVEPPPVEPQVDTAAEQLRLEQAELAFKRAEQEREAEQKKLQRERLERRREEQRQEQAREQERLAEQARVEEARRQAQATQRAEAAERARQAAAAEAASRQYLPIAKKPPVYPQRALDSGLQGSCTVSYTVDAQGRARSPKVVGDCHPLFIRPSLTAAESFRYQPRIVDGRAVPVPDVRNTFHYRIE; encoded by the coding sequence ATGAGCACGTTCAGCCCGTCTGCAGCGCAGGGCTACGAACCTCATCATCAGCGGCAATGGGTTGGGTCAGCCGGGGCGGCGCTGCTGACGGTCGGGCTGCACGCCGGGTTGTTCACGTTGTTGCTCACAGGCTGGACACCGGCGCTGGAGATGCCTCGCGCTACGCAGGTAATGCATACCGAGCTGATCAGCCTGCCAGCGCCTGCAGTGCCTGAGGCGCTGGCAGAACCGCCTGTCGAGCCGGTGGTGGAACCGCCGCCAGTCGAACCGCAGGTCGATACCGCGGCTGAGCAGTTGCGGCTGGAACAGGCTGAACTGGCGTTCAAGCGTGCCGAGCAGGAGCGTGAGGCCGAACAGAAGAAGTTGCAGCGCGAACGCCTCGAGCGGCGTCGTGAAGAGCAGCGCCAGGAGCAAGCCCGCGAGCAGGAGCGGTTGGCCGAGCAGGCACGGGTGGAAGAAGCCCGGCGCCAGGCGCAAGCGACGCAACGTGCCGAGGCTGCTGAACGCGCGCGTCAGGCTGCGGCGGCCGAAGCGGCTAGTCGTCAGTATCTGCCGATTGCCAAGAAGCCCCCGGTATACCCGCAACGGGCGCTGGACTCCGGCCTGCAGGGCTCGTGCACGGTGAGCTACACGGTGGATGCCCAGGGTCGCGCGCGCTCGCCCAAGGTGGTCGGCGACTGCCACCCGCTGTTCATTCGTCCATCGCTTACGGCCGCCGAGAGCTTCCGTTACCAGCCGCGCATCGTCGATGGTCGGGCCGTGCCCGTACCGGATGTACGGAACACCTTTCACTACCGCATCGAATGA